Proteins encoded together in one Oceanidesulfovibrio indonesiensis window:
- a CDS encoding GatB/YqeY domain-containing protein, producing MSLLSRIEQDFLTAYKAKDEVRVRVLRALKTAAKNKHIELGREPGDDEVLDLLGKEAKQRHESVEQFTKGGREDLAAKEREELDILQDYLPQQLTPEETEAAVDDAIQKTGASSMQDMGMVMQELMASYKGRIDGKAVSGIVRSRLAG from the coding sequence ATGAGTCTTCTTTCACGCATTGAACAGGACTTCCTGACGGCCTACAAGGCCAAGGATGAAGTCCGCGTTCGCGTATTGCGCGCCCTCAAAACGGCCGCCAAGAACAAACACATCGAACTCGGCCGCGAGCCCGGCGACGATGAAGTTCTCGACCTCCTCGGCAAGGAGGCAAAACAGCGCCACGAATCGGTGGAACAGTTCACCAAAGGCGGGCGTGAAGACCTTGCCGCGAAAGAGCGCGAGGAACTCGACATCCTGCAGGATTATCTGCCGCAGCAGCTTACGCCCGAAGAAACTGAAGCTGCTGTGGACGACGCCATTCAAAAAACGGGCGCCTCGTCCATGCAGGATATGGGCATGGTCATGCAGGAACTCATGGCTTCTTACAAGGGCCGTATCGACGGCAAGGCCGTCAGTGGAATTGTCCGCAGCCGCCTGGCCGGCTGA